The genomic stretch TCCCAAAAAGCACAATATGCACTACAGTAAACAAAGTATGTTCCTCCGGTATGAAATCTGTAATGCTAGCAGCTCAAGGCCTTCAAACTGGTGCCCAAGATGTCATTTTAGCCGGAGGAATGGAATCTATGTCAAATGTACCATTTTATCTGAAAAGGGGTGAAACTACATATGGGGGAATGCAATTGATAGATGGCATTGTATTTGATGGATTGACTGATGTTTACAACAAATTCCACATGGGGAATTGTGCAGAAAACACTGCAAAGAAACTAGAAATAAATAGGCAGCAACAAGACGATTATGCCATATCCAGTTATAAGAGAAGTGCAGGTGCTTATGAATCTAAAGCATTTGCTGATGAATTAGTACCAGTACCTGTCCCACAAAAACGTGGTGCCCCACCAGTCATATTTTCAGAAGATGAGGAATACAAACGTGTCAACTTTGAGAAGTTCAATAAATTAGCTACGGTAtttcaaaaagaaaatggaaCTGTGACAGCTGGCAATGCTTCAACGTTAAATGATGGTGCAGCAGCTTTGGTGCTTATGACTGCTGATGCGGCACGCAGGTTGAATGTTACCCCAATTGCCCGTATTGTTGGATTTGCTGATGGCGAATGTGACCCAATTGACTTTCCTATTGCACCTGCAGTTGCAATACCAAAGTTATTAGAAAAGACTGGTGTTAAAAAAGAAGATGTTGCACTATGGGAAATCAATGAAGCTTTCAGTGTAGTGGCAGTCGCCAATCAAAAGCTTTTAGATCTTGACCCAGCTAAAGTTAACGTACATGGAGGTGCAGTGAGCTTGGGTCATCCTATTGGCATGTCCGGAGCTCGTCTCGTTGTCCATTTATGTCATGCTTTAAAGAAAGGAGAGAAAGGTGTCGGTGCTATCTGTAACGGAGGTGGTGGTGCTTCGTCAATAATGATTGAAAAATTGTAAGTTTTATGGGAACATGATAATGTGCAAAATACTCTGTGACAGAAAAATATTATGACAAAGCAAAAAATTTTCAGTTACAACTTGTGTCATAGAGTAGTTTGTATTTGCttacttttttaacttaaaattttccACGGGTGCCTTCTAATTTGCTATATaggtaataatatgttatttaacaGTGTATTCTATAAAGTAGGTCTAAGTGTTAacttataaatagtttaaaaatattttatatgttttatatgttatattccTGGAATATAAAAAGATTAAATCAAGTGCACTTCAAATTTGTTGTGTTATTCATTCATCAATTCTTGAGCTTTCATCATTTTTCAGGGCCAACACAGTTGAAGGTCCACCGATATTGACATTCTATACAAAAACTCCATGTCCTTTATGTGACATAGTTATGGAAGAATTAGAACCATACAAAAATAAGTTGATAATTGAAAAAGTTGATATTACAAGACCCGAAAACCTTAAGTGGCTCAGACTGTATAGACTTGATATAcctgtgttatttttaaatggtaaatttttatgtatgcATAGGTTAAATCATGGTATATTACAAAAACGACTACAGGAAATTACAGAACAATAATGAAATGTGTTCCATAACATAcctaagtgggaggtccctatCTTCAGTTATAACTTTATAAGCTTTCAGATCAGTACATGTATGTTGtatatttacaactttttttcgtataacaataatataggaaatataaaagtttaataatttataatgtgtTTGATTACCACTAAGTTTATGTTAATtaatggtaggtacctactcccTTAAACTTCTCAATTAGCCATTATTTAGCAGTAAAAATGGGGCCTGCAGTTTCCTCTATGAAAGGCGTAAAgtgcaaaattaattttttagaaTCTAACTTAGCTCCTGTGATTAGTGCGttcaaacatatttataatcttcCCAGTCATCGTTTTCTTTATAAGCtaaatttattaggtacttttGACTGCTTCTGAGTATGTGCTGTAAGTTGTGACGTCATATCATATAAGTAATGTCAATGTCACCAGcagtattttcatttattagaaAATTCCCAATATTTTGggaataattaatgttataagAGCAACTTATTGGTGCGGTGCGTGCTATGACATACATATGACTATTATGTAACTGTACCTAGTTTTGATTTCGGATTCTATGAATTTTATTTGGTACTAGAAATTTGATTAGGCATAAAGTTACATTTTATTACGATTCATTAGATATTGACAAATCTGAGTAGGTGTTCCGctactatttgtatatttattatatcagcaGTGTAACATTAAAGACCTATGGCAGCACCATAACATTAAAGACCTTGTCAATAGCAAATAAAACTAGAATTACTAGAATATAGTCTCCTTTTATAGCCATAAGAAAATCTATTGTCATGAAACATGccttctataaataaaaaaaaaacatagcctAATTTTTGTGCggaaaagagaaataaaatatgGCAACTCCGACCACAagttgaaaaatgaaaataaaatgaagtttCGATTTCACGATCACGATTCACAAAATATGTGGAAACTATAACTCGAATATCAAATTTGTTTGGAAACCATTTAAGATTATGCCATGTTTTAAAGCGCATGAAATGGAAATTACACACGTTTATCTCATTATGAAATTAGTGAAATGATTTAGAAGAAAATTGCCTTCACGTATTTTGGATACGCTCTCTTACAATATCCCATGCTAAACATTAGATAAACATGGATAATTCAGCTATAAACACCTTGGAGGCGGCAGCTCAAATGTTAATGGTAAATTATTTAGATatgttttagttattattttattaaattcaatgcTAAAATAAACATGGTTTatgaatatcataaatattgcTTGCAGGCACCACCAAATCTAGTGAGTTCAGAGCAAAGGCATCAAGCTGAGAGTGTATTTCTCGAATTCAGAAGTACAAAAAACCCATATCAGCTGTGCAGGGAAATTTTAGAAAAGTCCACCTCTGGTTATGTGCTTTTTGAAGCTGCAGGTTTGATTAAAACTGCACTCATTCGCGAATGGAATTTACTGTCTGCGAATGATATTACTTCACTGCGGGAATATTTACTGAGCTATTTGTTGAGAAAAGAAGCACCTCCATTCTTAAAAGAGAAATTACTACAGgtattaaattctttaataaataaactaaaatggcCTTTATTGTAGAAAACTGGACATAAAATGTCTCttgtttgatttttggcaaaggtCTCTTCCAACTGATGCCATTGGAATCTGTACATTGTGACTAGTCCATTGAGCTCGTAATCTTTGTTTGATGTCATCCTCCCATCCTCTTACTCCAAACTTTAACAGTAAATGTGTAAAGaattttataactatatttatataattttatatatatcttcaGATTTTTTACTGCTGCAACATCATCACATGTATTCTCTCTCTCATTATCTTCTTATCTTTTAAGAGAGAGATCTAGAGGTTAAACCAACCATGTTTCCCTCCAAGTTAAGCTTACAACCTCCTCAGCTAATGAATATAATCAGGAGATAAGAGATTATGACTAgtattaacttaaatattatctttggTGGAgctataaaattcaatttaaatgcaattattcaattcaattcttagTTTTATGGACAATTTACTACAgcaaaatacttattataaaaagtaaatagtacaatgaacaattgcacTTACTCTATACATGAGATGATGTCTCAGCAATTTTTCGCTGTTTAGAAGATCAGTTTTGTGtgtagtataaagattgaagaaattattgaaCTGTACAGATTTTATTGCTTTTCGTATTAATACTCAATAACATTAAATCTCTcttatggatttctgcaaagtaacgtgTGCTTCTATCTAGGTTAATGGTTATGTTATCGTCTTTGTTCACATTTTtgtattgttgtaaaaaaagccataatttatataatttcttgtAGACAATTGCAGTTATTATAAAACGAGGAAGTATAAATGATGGTGGCAGAGAGAGAAAAGCCTTACTTGAAGAATTAGAGAAAATCATTTTAAGCTCTCCGATTAGCCAACAAAAATTAGCATGCTCGCTCATATTAGCAATAATGCAAGAATATGCTATCACCGTAAAATCGGCTGATGTAGGCTTAATATGGGAAGTACACTTCCGCCTAAAAAAGTCATTTGAGGCTTTAGATTTGAAGAGAATATTCCGTTTTACTGTTGGCGTTTTAGAACAGATTATTCGCTCAGGTCATCACCCAGAAGGCGAGCAGGCATTATTAACAAAACAGTTGTTAACTATTGTTGAAACAGTTTTATGTTGGAGTCATGTATCACCTTTGCTTTCAAAAAGGTTGATAGGAGCATTCGAAGCTATATACGAAAGTGATACAGCCCCTGCGCTAAGATTAAGCCTTAACTGGAGAGATACTATTATGCAACCGGAACTAATAGCATTATTTTTCGAAATACACATGTATGTACGTACAACACCTGAATTGGCAAACCCATCTCTGACTTGTTTAGTTCAATTAGCTAGTTTAAGTGGCGTCGTAGTATCAGCGAGTAACTTAAAACAACAGTATTTAGAGAATTACGTAAATAGTTTCATGAGAATGCTGGCATTCATACAACCAATAGAAAGAGAAATGTTGGGTATATCGGATATTTACAGAAGATTGGTACAGTTTTTTACGCCTGTCATGATAGCTGCTATGCCTCCAGCGTTTCTACAGAATCTAACAAACTATACTTGCCACTGCATAAGAGGATCTATTATCGAAGAAggtgtaagtattttttaaaaatattttttaacattaagcAGTTGTATGTGAACTATTTCTTTAATTGTTTGCTCTTATTAGGATTGAGCActagaatttttaaaacatctagGTGGTTTCCACCTGTCAAATAACCAAACCCAACTTATTTTCCCTATGCATCAAGATTTTTCTGTTAAGCtgtgcataggtaacaaatgttatatttttaaaacccttGAAGATTTCTCAGTTGCCATTCCATGATATAGGCCTAAATTCCATGATAAGGCCTTTTATTGTCAGTTTTACTTTCTACCTTTTgctttatgttctcaaaggctgacggccgagtggcgcagtgggcagcgaccctgctttctgagtccaaggtcgtgggttcgattcccacaactggaaaatgtttgtgtgatgaacatgaatgtttttcagtgtctgggtgtttatctatatattataagtatttatgtgtattatatgtattcataaaaaaatattcatcagctatctcagtacccataacacaagctacgcttactttggggctagatggcgacgtgtgtattgtcgtagtatatttatttatttattatttataaagccgTTTTACCAATACCAATATGCACTTGGTCAACATGGTGGACTTAgataagcccttctcattctgagaggaatcCAAGCCCTGTGGTGGACCAGTAATAGTTAggcatcatcatcgtcatatcaaaccattgccggcccactacagggcacgcgtctcctcccacaatgagaagggttcaggccgcattccaccacgctgattggtggactttacacacctttgagaacattatggactcagtcatgcaggtgttttccttcaccgttgaagcaagtgatatatttaattacttaaaacgcacataagtaaTAAGTTGGAGTCGTGTGTGggaggattcgaactcggcccctcgaaagtgaagcttTAGTCCTACTCACCGGGCTAtcaccttaatttttttttaatagttgctAATGATGAGTTatttttagaccagggtgcaTTTTGATGAACCCTTGTGGTTTTAGTTATAACTTAACGATTGTTGTTACAGCTATCTTCTCACTGacttgtacattatttttaatgtaatcaaAGATGTTatctgtacctacctacctacctgaataaagatatttttgactgtgACTTACTTACTTTGAATGCTACATGTTGGAGTTTGTTTTTAGGTTAACGAAGACACTGTATGGAGGGAGTCACTGAACAAGTTTCTACACACCTGGTGTGCAATAGTACATGATGCTGATGGTTTCTCCAATGAGAGACTCATGAATCCCTGCATTGAGATCTTCATGACATACTTGCAATGCCGGCTCGCGCCACCTGATGGCACAAGGTAAGAGCTTCCGGAACTGTAAAAAATCCGCGCGATTTTATTCACGCGATTTGTATTGTACACATTTTTTGCCCTTTTTTAATTCCACATGTAGAGAGAAGAAGaggaagaaacactttattgcacgtataacatacaggaaaagtaacagtaaggagtatacagtacacaatgacatagacatgcaaaggcggccttattgctgcaagcaatctcttacaggcaacctttgtagataggacttacagcaagagaatgggatagtgccaagagtgttgatagatatacataaataccaaaatgtaaagatacaaatacatatataatttaaataaatataaaatatacataatgtatcagtagaaaatatacataatttatataaatatataacaaacataatatatatataagtagattttaacacacagtttaaagaaaaaaaaggatatAGAAGAGTTTCGACTTCGATTACAatttcacctgctggtaagtggttctaagatggtaacaggctaacctgttagtttgggtcatcgtatcaacctattaccggcccaatacttcaatgataaggggttaaggccgtagtccaccacactggacAATGCAGTGCACTTGCACTTGCACTTTGCACTTTTTTTCGCCCAGGCGGAGCTCGCACGCCTGGGCGAAAAAAAGTGAGTTGTTTGACCGATTTTTGAGtgtgatgaatattaaatttttccgtgtctgggtgttcatttgTATGTTATAGGTATTTAGGTATTCTAGTGGTCgcctgcaaaaaaaaaaatcggccttaattaacttaaatgagaagtttgaacattattaagtaAATGTATTGTCAAATACTTGTTTaaatcaacccataaccggcccacaatagggcactggtctcctcccacaataacaACGGGTTAAAAGGGGGTGATGCCAATGactatacttatttcttttttaagatTTTGTCATGACTACGCTGTtgcttttcaaataaattattataatccaaGAAATGAAGACTGTATATGCAGGTGTTtcaaatacatggtagtgtgtgtactgttttgttttaattgatttaatgtacttatgtcttatgtataattaaaaatccactcttctatataaactataagtgtgggaTATATCCTCCGACagcgcaattttcgtaaaaagacGTACAAAGGTTTTGCTGTATTACTTTATAGATgattgataaatattaatttttcaatttttcttcTGGAACTCTTTAGgaaatcggaataaaaggtagcctatgttcttttccatgacaAAGGCTACTTACAGTGGCGTacacagatgatataaaatagagaaaatctccagtgtagaagttataaaaactagggtaggctttttataactcttacaatgcctatccttatgttttttataacccgtaggtactggagatttttttaaattttatatcatctgcccgcttagagCACACCCTGTATGTAAGCCACTGGCTACATGAATGCCAGATtctatccaaatccgttcagccgttttttcgtgattgagtaactaacaaacataaaaacatcCAATCTttcgcatctataatattagcACCGCCCCTGTGTCCGAAGTGTGTGGCGCACACAGGCGCTAAGACCATAGgcgaaaattttttttttacacttacaCAACAACATTTACTTTGTATTGGAGTATCTATACGTAGATCGGTACAATAGGCGCAAGGTAtgctttgtaaataaattataaaacataatataaaaaagacatTCATGAAGATTCATGACAAAAAGAGACGCTTCATAGGTTTCGAACACAGGCGCTGTAGGGATTCGGCGCGGCCCTGCTTGTaggggggcgtccataaattacgtgaggtgttttttttttaatttactgtggtGGTGGattgggtaatttttttttttttaacgggaCAAAAATGcctgatatttgccgagacctaacgtaagattagatgtgatttgactcgaccccctccccctTTAAACATCATGCGTCTTGActttttttcaacaaacaattCTTCGACAGAGGGACAGAAAGCAGCGATGGTTGTGCCGATGACATCAAAGATGACGTTGAGGATGATGAGCGGCAGTTGCACAGTAACGTTTTGCTGACAATTGGGGCGATAGCTCGCAAAGCACCCGCGCACTGCTGTCATGTGCTGTTCAACTTGCTTACTGACAGGAGCAAAAGGTGAAAAtctattcgattttttttttaatatatatatacaatctccttcgtgccttcttcatctacaaacaagacattggcgaagtaccttgtgcccagttggcacagacaaaagccataaacaagaattgaattgaatatatatatatatatagggcaATGAACATCTTGGCTTACTCATCCGCTATTATGAAttcgtttgaaaggtgaattagtcgggagtgttcttagctatgtttgatccaagatggccgttACCAGAAAATGCCAGATTAATTTTTAAACCATCTCACTGTCTCTACgacgtgttcctcattgctgagggtcgtgattccttccacttacaaccttttggacgattttgtgccatttgactcgcctttgagcaacgtttaaagcagtatgcactttggtgtcgagagcagagcggatttgatccgaccaacgaatcgggctacgtcctcgaggtctttttccttccactttgccagtgaccactatcttttcaagattgtctacatctcttctggcaatgtgaccgaagtactcgagaatcctcttaagacaggtggttgatagccttcttgtaattttaaatgccttgtaatgaaagggcttgactagtagaataatgttcaCTATATTTAAAGTCTGGGGGggggtttaattttaaaattatgttttaggcTCGAAAGTCAACTGCAGCTTATGCATATGGGAAAGCTGGAAGTAGTTAGAGGCGGTGAACAACTGGTCACTCTGTTCGAAGACCTTCACTGGATTTTGATGATAACAGGTAAatgttcttttatattataaacaagcGGTatcacgcgacttcgtccgcgtataattCAACCGCAATAGATaggctgtcgcggactttttttaagaacttttaaaatgGAACAACTTTGTACATGCAATATACGTGATTTTATCGACACTTTAACCATTTATGCAGCGGAAACTCTCAAAAGGAGACAAAAAACCCCGATATTGAGAACTATTGGTCGTAGTGTGATGATATTAAAACATACACATTTGTAACGCACTTTGAGCTTTTGTATCtattaattctaaaatattcgtatatatagaataatattcTCGATGAtagtgaactattgtgttctttttgagaaataaatgtctttaagccgaTATATAGCGGTATATTCCTTGATAAATgcacttaaataatttttcaaatcggacctgAAGTTCccgagatcatcgcgttcaagtaaacaaacaaacaaactcttcagcattatatataagtataagattaTATGTAACGCGTAGTTTTATGTTTTGTAAAATCTTCTTGTCAGATTCAATCTCTTATATAGATCTGTGGAGATTGTGCTATGAGGATACAAACTGATATCCAAATAAGCTGTTCGAATTTGGAACACTAATAAATTAATCACTGACGCAGCAAGCAAGCTTAcctaatatcatcatcatcatcattcatcatcattatcatccaacatcatcatcatccatcatcatatcaacccattaccgacacaagtgtttagaccgtagtccaccacgctggcccagtgcagctTGGTGGACGCCATACGCCTTTAagaagattatggagaactgtcaggcatgcaggcttccttaATTTTTGAAGCAGTGGCGTaaacagggtttttgaccagggtatgcataaagaaagaaggtgccataaaatggaaaaatccttcgcatttatgagtcaaacaaaaatttttggGTATACAGTTCTTTTgtggtctgggtgtttatctgtatattataagtatttatgtgtattatattcataaagctATAATCAGCATCAGCTATAATATCTTAGttatctacgcttactttggggtctagatggcgatgtgtgtattgttgtagtatatttatttatttaaatttcaggtCATTTCCTAGCAGTGGATTGTACGGAGGGCGAAACAGTCATGATTCCGAGTGAGATAGTGCAATACAGTATGTCTCAAAATGCTAATATCGACGCGTCGCTCCGATACCTCGTTGGAGAGAGCACTTCCACAGAAAACGTCGATCCTGTTTTGAAGTATGTTGAATAGGCTACCAacaacctcttttttttttttttcttttttttcacataATTTAGCCCTGactctaagtcaaagtcaaaaatatctttattcaagtaggctaataggtggcacttttgatgcgtacattacatgagaattacacgttagtgagatgatggcgatacatattcgtcaacttaaaactaaagctacgagggttccaaacgcgtcctggtctaagaagaagcccacaacaaacttagccagttgtttttatttgctatcaccatctcacattgtcatttaaaattattagaagagcaacctggttagaacaataattcacacccaagctttttttatcgattacgtagtcctttatactataataggacttttctataagcttacgtttaatacaaactttgatctttcttctttcttaagagacatctccaagatgtcaatgggtagtttattatagaattgtAGTTTATTGtttggactgcaatctcacctggtggtaagtgatgatgcagtgttaGATAATAGCGGGCTGaccagttagggagtatggtagtctgtctaattggtttctacgcgatatcgcaccgaaacactaaatcgcttggcggcccATCTTTGTCGGCTAAccagctacggccgaagccttccatcagaccagaccatcgaaaattcagaaattataaagttcCGGATTGCGGCCGgagatcaaacccgggacctccctaTAAAACACCAACCACTGGGATGTCGAAAATATAGGAGTATACCTACTCCACGTGCCTTATGTTAAGACGTGGGTCAAATGGCATCTGAATACAAAACATTACAAAGGAAGCTGGTATCGCCTTTTATCTTTTCAATTCAAACATGTAAATTGTAAATCTAGAAGCCCATTGTTAGTCAAGGCCAGCGTGAGGTAAAActcatgaaatattaattttcaaaatgcgCGTTACCTATTAATATGAATGGTTACAGCAGATTCTGCGATAACTTTTGTACGAATAAATACACAAAAGGTGTTTTGAAACACGTTTAAAGAGATTAGATCGAACTGAATTTTAACTATCTATACAAAACGCTGAACGGAAGTTAAGAATTTGTAAAGCCTATTGTTATAAATGATATTGACTTATCGCTGTAGACTTGTTATCAGTGATCGGAAAAGGTTTTTGTGTTTAAGCAATATGTGATTTTCCTTAACTTTGTTTATACGGCGTGGAAAGGTGGAGAATATCTtcggaggcctaaacatatccttcacgatCAGATTACTGACAATTCTCCTTACCAGAACGCACAATCAACCTCTGTACAGCGTCTTCGCTGGCGAAGACGAGAtccccgacttctgacgtcattcggacgtgggctcgcaccacgttttcggaagcgtgcggacgtaatcaccgtccgtaaccctttcactccaatcgtcgcctgagccgaggttcggcttCACATAAGGTctcttcgcttcttcgagccctagggttcaaactcttccttgCAGAGCCCCATTCTGAGACACGCCAACAAGCCTGCGTTACGCTGTCATAATAATTAGGgttcaatattggatagaagcaggcgtctgttaaataaatgtttgacttaacaactattcattgtaaagtcaacatctccttaggatgctccggtttcggagcgaaacttgcgtagagggtacattgccgaagatctgtttggtgtggagtataaggattgaagaaattataaattacagtatATAAATTCTTttcggactatagcaaattaagcttaatttttataatatataattagggttaatcaggtacacacaatccgaaaaaaaaagaatatcttCAACATTAAACATCAATAGACCAAAACATTCccctgctggactaaaggctactccaaacgggagggtttgcgCATAATCACCAAGCTGCGATTTGCggtttgttaaatattaatatgccgTAGATCTGCgtcatattcccttagtcgcctcgtacgaaacccgcggaaagaggaggggtggtgacaactgtgcTCTGATCTAATTTTATcaaccattttatttataaggcaCGGCTCTCATCTCAAAACGAGGGAGTCCACCACGCAGACCAAGTGCGGaatggtagactccacacgtctttgagaaagttatggagaactctcaggcatgcgggtttcgtTTTCGTCGTTTACGGGGAAACTTAGAAGTGCGTGCCAAAGATCGCCCTCCCGAAATGAAAGCCAAAGCCTAACCCAATAAACTATCAACGTTGTACATGTATagtgaaagaatataaatttatttcatacctaTCAACATCATCACAAACGTTTGATGCCCACAGCTGGACAAAGGTAtttcgtagggagttccaaaatccaaggttctgggccgcttgtttccagcgggttccagcgactcgctttatgtcgtctgtccaccgcgttgggggccgaccaacgctgcgtttaccgatgcggTATTGCTTtcgcgtgcatacagggtaaaCAAAGAgaatgcactaagcgggcagatgatataaaatgaaaaaaaatcaccaGAAGGAGTTATAGAAAACTTTTGCATTGTACGAGCTAAAAAAAGCCTTaccttaagttttattttgattcgtactggagattttttccgTTTTATATCAT from Pararge aegeria chromosome 15, ilParAegt1.1, whole genome shotgun sequence encodes the following:
- the LOC120629768 gene encoding acetyl-CoA acetyltransferase B, mitochondrial-like isoform X3: MIFLKGSRLISIRMHPVSKLLRVMAAYSTKVSLNEVVIASAVRTPMGSFRGSLATLSAPELGAVAVKAAIERAGISKEEVKEVYIGNVCSASVGQAPARQAVIYAGLPKSTICTTVNKVCSSGMKSVMLAAQGLQTGAQDVILAGGMESMSNVPFYLKRGETTYGGMQLIDGIVFDGLTDVYNKFHMGNCAENTAKKLEINRQQQDDYAISSYKRSAGAYESKAFADELVPVPVPQKRGAPPVIFSEDEEYKRVNFEKFNKLATVFQKENGTVTAGNASTLNDGAAALVLMTADAARRLNVTPIARIVGFADGECDPIDFPIAPAVAIPKLLEKTGVKKEDVALWEINEAFSVVAVANQKLLDLDPAKVNVHGGAVSLGHPIGMSGARLVVHLCHALKKGEKGVGAICNGGGGASSIMIEKL
- the LOC120629768 gene encoding acetyl-CoA acetyltransferase B, mitochondrial-like isoform X1; protein product: MIFLKGSRLISIRMHPVSKLLRVMAAYSTKVSLNEVVIASAVRTPMGSFRGSLATLSAPELGAVAVKAAIERAGISKEEVKEVYIGNVCSASVGQAPARQAVIYAGLPKSTICTTVNKVCSSGMKSVMLAAQGLQTGAQDVILAGGMESMSNVPFYLKRGETTYGGMQLIDGIVFDGLTDVYNKFHMGNCAENTAKKLEINRQQQDDYAISSYKRSAGAYESKAFADELVPVPVPQKRGAPPVIFSEDEEYKRVNFEKFNKLATVFQKENGTVTAGNASTLNDGAAALVLMTADAARRLNVTPIARIVGFADGECDPIDFPIAPAVAIPKLLEKTGVKKEDVALWEINEAFSVVAVANQKLLDLDPAKVNVHGGAVSLGHPIGMSGARLVVHLCHALKKGEKGVGAICNGGGGASSIMIEKLANTVEGPPILTFYTKTPCPLCDIVMEELEPYKNKLIIEKVDITRPENLKWLRLYRLDIPVLFLNGKFLCMHRLNHGILQKRLQEITEQ
- the LOC120629768 gene encoding acetyl-CoA acetyltransferase, mitochondrial-like isoform X2 yields the protein MAAYSTKVSLNEVVIASAVRTPMGSFRGSLATLSAPELGAVAVKAAIERAGISKEEVKEVYIGNVCSASVGQAPARQAVIYAGLPKSTICTTVNKVCSSGMKSVMLAAQGLQTGAQDVILAGGMESMSNVPFYLKRGETTYGGMQLIDGIVFDGLTDVYNKFHMGNCAENTAKKLEINRQQQDDYAISSYKRSAGAYESKAFADELVPVPVPQKRGAPPVIFSEDEEYKRVNFEKFNKLATVFQKENGTVTAGNASTLNDGAAALVLMTADAARRLNVTPIARIVGFADGECDPIDFPIAPAVAIPKLLEKTGVKKEDVALWEINEAFSVVAVANQKLLDLDPAKVNVHGGAVSLGHPIGMSGARLVVHLCHALKKGEKGVGAICNGGGGASSIMIEKLANTVEGPPILTFYTKTPCPLCDIVMEELEPYKNKLIIEKVDITRPENLKWLRLYRLDIPVLFLNGKFLCMHRLNHGILQKRLQEITEQ
- the LOC120629760 gene encoding exportin-4-like, encoding MDNSAINTLEAAAQMLMAPPNLVSSEQRHQAESVFLEFRSTKNPYQLCREILEKSTSGYVLFEAAGLIKTALIREWNLLSANDITSLREYLLSYLLRKEAPPFLKEKLLQTIAVIIKRGSINDGGRERKALLEELEKIILSSPISQQKLACSLILAIMQEYAITVKSADVGLIWEVHFRLKKSFEALDLKRIFRFTVGVLEQIIRSGHHPEGEQALLTKQLLTIVETVLCWSHVSPLLSKRLIGAFEAIYESDTAPALRLSLNWRDTIMQPELIALFFEIHMYVRTTPELANPSLTCLVQLASLSGVVVSASNLKQQYLENYVNSFMRMLAFIQPIEREMLGISDIYRRLVQFFTPVMIAAMPPAFLQNLTNYTCHCIRGSIIEEGVNEDTVWRESLNKFLHTWCAIVHDADGFSNERLMNPCIEIFMTYLQCRLAPPDGTRGTESSDGCADDIKDDVEDDERQLHSNVLLTIGAIARKAPAHCCHVLFNLLTDRSKRLESQLQLMHMGKLEVVRGGEQLVTLFEDLHWILMITGHFLAVDCTEGETVMIPSEIVQYSMSQNANIDASLRYLVGESTSTENVDPVLKLVGEILRISTWECAALEAGLATVFSPELSATLSWLLKIWANSYLVPQPSQYSEVLEVAFGRGSRGVSWVVGLVARRAAATLRHLATQPAAAKHALMLLATLAHSHHKESPLASCEEFLALVAWEASGSNLPGELRRELHRAFAIAATFAEGDVRNRLLGSTVALQGKLLNIINMGSDTEPVRTLLADTLDCFIGVTEGVLEVGTMDEQFIMLMGALEKIPAIVFRYHNYPGVVLPALNLLAKSAKRMLHSVQAHNVNKFLDICNMTFEVYMKWNSGKISTIPQDAEEEAYEDICALMEVISSVSRCGAGCGAEGAWGGACERGLRLLLPLITPPLLALPTLALRAYRMLRDLDHADQLTNLPIADFNMVITALRVGLTAVSCDVSTLCCDTIVGLANKVRTLGDDNPYAISLLSLAELLLMLIIKMEIPPDSIPAAGAAIYALTCVKPALLEGLARQLIEAFAVNDPANVPRLEEAFGVLTNGVLFDGLRTHKLRFQDNFDKFLASVHGFLIVK